The following coding sequences are from one Paenibacillus stellifer window:
- a CDS encoding glycoside hydrolase family 68 protein — protein MNIKKLARQATAVTCTAVLLAGGGTSAFAQGKNSVDYKETYGISHITRADMLEIPEQQQSAQFKVPQFDASSIKNIPSAKGYDSNGNLIDLDVWDSWPLQNADGTVANYNGYQVVFALAGDPKKGWDTFIYLFYKKAGDNSIDAWKNAGRVFKDSDKYVSNDPILNNQAEEWSGSATLTSDGQIRLFYTNRQGWDPANGFFGKQTLTTAQINVSQPDEQTLKVDGVEDLKSIFDGDGKLYQTVDQAFSGGNYADNHTLRDPHYVEDQGHKYLVFESNTGTDDGYQGEDAFNNKVFYGGSTKFFNEEKSKLLSSPNKWLAELANGSLGIIELNDDYTLKRVMNPLIASNTVTDEIERANVFKMNGKWYLFTDSRGAKMTIDGIGAEDVYMLGYESNSLTGPYKPLNKTGLVLHMDLDPNDITWTYSHFAIPQGTGNDVVITSYMTNRGLYSDRKSTFAPSFVLNIKNSKTSVVEGSILEQGQLTIK, from the coding sequence ATGAACATCAAAAAGTTGGCAAGACAAGCGACGGCGGTAACCTGCACAGCGGTTCTGCTGGCAGGAGGCGGGACTTCGGCTTTTGCACAAGGGAAGAACAGTGTCGATTATAAAGAAACATACGGAATTTCTCATATCACACGGGCGGATATGCTGGAGATTCCGGAGCAGCAGCAGAGCGCGCAGTTCAAGGTTCCCCAGTTCGATGCTTCGTCTATCAAGAATATCCCTTCCGCCAAAGGCTATGACTCGAACGGGAATCTGATCGATCTGGATGTATGGGACAGCTGGCCGCTGCAGAATGCGGACGGTACGGTCGCGAATTACAACGGCTACCAGGTCGTATTCGCACTGGCGGGCGATCCCAAGAAGGGATGGGACACCTTCATCTATCTGTTCTACAAAAAAGCGGGCGACAACTCGATCGATGCCTGGAAGAATGCCGGCCGCGTGTTCAAGGACAGCGACAAATATGTTTCAAATGATCCGATTCTGAACAATCAGGCAGAGGAATGGTCGGGTTCGGCGACTCTGACATCGGACGGCCAGATCCGGTTGTTCTATACGAATCGTCAAGGCTGGGACCCGGCGAACGGCTTCTTCGGCAAGCAGACGCTGACTACCGCCCAGATCAATGTATCTCAGCCAGATGAACAAACGCTGAAAGTGGACGGCGTTGAGGATCTTAAATCGATTTTTGACGGGGACGGCAAGCTGTACCAGACGGTCGATCAAGCCTTTAGCGGCGGCAACTATGCCGATAACCACACCTTGAGAGATCCGCATTATGTGGAAGATCAAGGGCATAAGTATCTGGTGTTCGAATCCAACACGGGGACGGATGACGGCTACCAGGGCGAGGATGCCTTTAATAACAAGGTGTTCTACGGCGGCAGCACCAAGTTTTTTAATGAGGAGAAAAGCAAGCTCCTGAGCAGTCCCAACAAATGGCTGGCTGAGCTCGCCAACGGTTCGCTTGGCATCATTGAGCTTAACGACGATTATACCCTGAAGCGCGTCATGAATCCGCTGATCGCCTCCAATACGGTAACGGATGAAATCGAACGGGCGAATGTATTCAAGATGAACGGCAAATGGTATCTGTTCACCGACTCCCGTGGCGCCAAAATGACAATTGACGGAATCGGCGCAGAGGATGTCTACATGCTCGGCTATGAGTCGAACTCGCTTACCGGACCTTACAAGCCTTTGAACAAAACGGGCCTTGTCCTGCATATGGATCTGGACCCTAATGATATCACCTGGACGTATTCGCATTTCGCCATTCCGCAGGGAACAGGCAATGATGTCGTTATCACAAGCTATATGACGAACCGGGGTCTGTACAGCGACCGCAAGTCCACCTTCGCTCCAAGCTTCGTGCTGAACATCAAGAACTCCAAAACCTCGGTTGTGGAAGGCAGCATCCTGGAGCAGGGCCAGCTGACAATCAAGTAA
- a CDS encoding PRD domain-containing protein, translating into MKIKKILNNNAVVALDGGEEKIVMGSGIAYQKGKNDIIDPDRIEKVFIKDDADQYGHLQEMLRSLPEEEIAVSECIIAHAEQELGVTFNKPVHIALSDHLSYALERLSRGMLIQHTLLAEIRILYPREFEIGQYAKSLIREKLQVEIPDDEVGYIAMHIHTAWANAGACHSSPELAAMIRDITEGVEREAGVRLNRQSANYERLVNQLENMLQTDDTTGIPRGELDPEIVRIAKERYPLVYGQACRIADEVDDDYGYVFTDGQLVLLALEINRLGRRMEDASSGLSSI; encoded by the coding sequence ATGAAGATCAAAAAAATTCTGAACAACAATGCGGTCGTCGCGCTCGACGGCGGTGAAGAGAAGATTGTAATGGGCTCCGGGATTGCTTATCAAAAAGGGAAGAACGATATCATCGATCCCGACCGAATCGAGAAGGTCTTTATTAAAGACGATGCGGATCAGTACGGCCATCTGCAGGAAATGCTGAGATCGCTGCCCGAAGAGGAGATCGCGGTGTCGGAGTGTATTATCGCGCATGCGGAACAAGAACTTGGGGTTACCTTCAACAAGCCGGTGCATATCGCGCTGAGTGATCATTTGTCTTATGCCCTTGAGCGGTTAAGCAGAGGAATGCTGATCCAGCATACGCTGCTTGCGGAAATCCGCATTCTGTATCCGAGGGAATTCGAAATCGGCCAATATGCCAAAAGTCTTATACGCGAGAAGCTTCAGGTGGAGATCCCCGACGATGAGGTCGGCTATATTGCCATGCATATCCACACCGCCTGGGCCAACGCGGGCGCTTGTCACTCTTCTCCAGAGCTGGCCGCCATGATCCGGGATATAACAGAAGGAGTGGAGAGAGAGGCCGGGGTCCGCTTGAACCGGCAGTCGGCCAACTACGAACGGCTTGTGAATCAGCTGGAAAATATGCTGCAGACCGACGACACAACGGGCATACCTCGCGGCGAGCTGGACCCGGAAATCGTCAGAATCGCCAAGGAGCGCTATCCGCTTGTCTATGGACAGGCCTGTCGGATTGCGGACGAGGTTGACGACGATTACGGTTACGTCTTTACCGACGGCCAGCTTGTCCTACTGGCGCTTGAGATCAACCGGCTCGGCCGCCGGATGGAGGACGCTTCCAGCGGGTTGTCTTCCATTTGA